A genomic segment from Planctomycetota bacterium encodes:
- a CDS encoding beta-ketoacyl synthase N-terminal-like domain-containing protein yields the protein MDRRIVITGLGALTPAGVGVEALAHAIRDGRSAVRTPDHFDPSGYPSRVAGVVPEFDMADGVCKDQKRYLRKNAKVMARDIQMAVAAANQAILDSGLPAGDEKAGQPVLPTIDHRRIGMVFGTNFMPTEPDDLAGPIRAASGHGGFSLKTWGTYGIPQMFPLWLLKYLPNMHSCHTGVLWDAQGPSNSLTTSDAGGLLALDEAVRIIRRGAADWMLAGGAESRISPLLLIRYSLLGRLATANEHPASASRPFDAGRTGQVAAEGAAVFMIEPIEVAEKRGARVYGEVLGTGAGTTTAGINTCDADGRATATAVRAALADAGLKPTDLGAVLAHGAAYEPQDRSEAAGLAAALGDAAATVPVTATKGVTGNMGAASGLADLAAMLFLKSAHVPPILNCDRPDPAVKLNLVRGKPQPLAKDVVLATTLAIGGQAAAAVVRINR from the coding sequence TTGGACCGGAGGATCGTCATCACGGGGCTCGGGGCGCTCACGCCCGCGGGTGTCGGCGTCGAGGCGCTGGCCCACGCGATTCGCGATGGCCGAAGCGCCGTCCGCACGCCCGACCACTTCGACCCCTCCGGGTACCCCAGCCGGGTGGCCGGCGTGGTGCCCGAGTTCGACATGGCCGACGGCGTCTGCAAGGACCAGAAACGCTACCTGCGGAAGAACGCCAAGGTCATGGCCCGCGACATCCAGATGGCCGTCGCCGCCGCCAACCAGGCCATCCTCGACTCCGGCCTCCCCGCGGGCGACGAAAAGGCCGGCCAGCCCGTCCTGCCGACCATCGACCACCGCCGGATCGGGATGGTCTTCGGCACGAACTTCATGCCGACGGAACCGGATGACCTCGCGGGCCCGATCCGGGCGGCGAGCGGCCACGGCGGCTTCTCGCTCAAAACGTGGGGCACGTACGGCATCCCGCAGATGTTCCCTCTGTGGCTGCTGAAGTACCTGCCGAACATGCACTCCTGCCACACCGGCGTCCTGTGGGACGCCCAGGGTCCGAGCAACTCCCTGACGACGAGCGACGCGGGGGGCCTCCTGGCTCTCGACGAGGCGGTGCGGATCATCCGGCGCGGCGCGGCTGACTGGATGCTCGCCGGCGGCGCCGAGAGCCGCATCAGTCCCCTCCTCCTCATCCGCTACTCGCTCCTGGGTCGGCTGGCGACGGCGAACGAGCACCCGGCGTCCGCGAGCCGGCCTTTCGACGCCGGCCGGACCGGCCAGGTCGCCGCCGAAGGCGCCGCCGTCTTCATGATTGAGCCTATCGAGGTCGCCGAAAAACGCGGGGCCCGGGTTTACGGCGAAGTCCTGGGGACCGGCGCCGGCACGACGACCGCGGGCATCAACACGTGCGACGCCGACGGGCGGGCCACGGCCACGGCCGTCCGCGCCGCCCTCGCCGACGCCGGCCTGAAGCCGACGGACCTCGGCGCCGTCCTGGCCCACGGCGCCGCCTACGAGCCGCAGGACCGCAGCGAGGCCGCCGGCCTGGCGGCGGCGCTTGGCGACGCGGCCGCGACGGTCCCCGTCACCGCCACCAAGGGCGTCACGGGGAACATGGGGGCCGCCAGCGGACTGGCGGATTTGGCGGCGATGCTCTTCCTGAAAAGCGCCCACGTGCCGCCCATCCTCAACTGCGACCGGCCGGACCCGGCCGTGAAATTGAACCTCGTGCGGGGCAAGCCCCAGCCGCTGGCCAAGGACGTCGTCCTGGCGACGACGCTGGCCATCGGCGGCCAGGCCGCCGCCGCCGTCGTCCGCATCAATCGGTGA
- a CDS encoding beta-hydroxyacyl-ACP dehydratase, which yields MRWIWIDKFIEFESGRRAVAVKNVSLAEEHVHDHFPGYPIHPPTLMIEGMAQTGGVLVGEAFGFKEKVILAKVTRATFHAHVVPGDQIRLEAEVVGEVRPEGASIAGKITRNGQPVAEIEMMFAHLDQSRAPVETGEANFVFNEDFIRLLRMRQLNHLGGRPPNAD from the coding sequence ATGCGCTGGATCTGGATCGACAAGTTCATCGAGTTTGAAAGCGGCCGGCGCGCCGTCGCCGTCAAGAACGTCTCCCTGGCCGAGGAGCACGTCCACGACCATTTCCCGGGATACCCCATCCACCCGCCGACCCTGATGATCGAAGGGATGGCCCAGACGGGCGGCGTGCTGGTGGGCGAGGCGTTCGGTTTCAAGGAGAAGGTCATCCTGGCAAAGGTGACGCGCGCGACGTTCCACGCGCACGTCGTCCCGGGCGACCAGATCCGCCTCGAGGCCGAGGTCGTCGGCGAGGTCCGGCCGGAGGGCGCCAGCATCGCGGGCAAGATCACGCGGAACGGCCAACCGGTGGCCGAGATCGAGATGATGTTCGCCCACCTGGACCAGTCGCGCGCCCCCGTCGAGACGGGCGAAGCGAACTTCGTGTTCAACGAGGACTTCATCCGCCTGCTGCGCATGCGCCAGTTGAATCATCTCGGCGGTCGGCCGCCGAACGCCGATTGA
- a CDS encoding acyl carrier protein — translation MALSRDAITEKVREALVEALGVDEDEVVGTAKIGPDLGAESIDYLDIVFRLEKAFNIKIPRGDLFPDNILSSEEFVRDNRLTEKGLAELKARMPHADLTQFEKNPNVQDIADLFTVDMIVRYIELKLGSQGA, via the coding sequence ATGGCTTTAAGCCGCGACGCGATCACCGAGAAGGTCCGCGAGGCGCTGGTCGAGGCCCTGGGCGTGGACGAGGACGAAGTGGTCGGGACCGCCAAGATCGGCCCCGACCTGGGGGCCGAGAGCATCGACTACCTGGACATCGTCTTCCGGCTGGAGAAGGCGTTCAACATCAAGATACCTCGCGGCGACCTGTTCCCGGACAACATTTTGTCGAGCGAGGAATTCGTCCGGGACAACCGGCTGACGGAAAAGGGGCTGGCGGAATTAAAGGCCCGGATGCCTCACGCCGACCTGACGCAGTTCGAGAAGAATCCGAACGTGCAGGACATCGCCGACCTGTTTACGGTCGACATGATCGTCCGGTACATCGAGTTGAAACTGGGCAGCCAAGGCGCGTAA
- a CDS encoding beta-hydroxyacyl-ACP dehydratase yields the protein MRFYLVDRILELEPHKRIVGVKNLALAEEYLADHFPAYPVLPGVMMLEALVQSAAWLVRASTDFEKTLVLLREAKNVRYGSFVRPGGQLVMEVTALEIGTTESRFKAEGRCEGQMAVQARLELEHLNVADEDPGRAAVDEPLREHLRERFRWIGGPQALAAGTGSATG from the coding sequence ATGCGCTTTTACCTCGTAGATCGAATACTGGAACTCGAACCCCACAAGAGGATCGTCGGGGTGAAGAACCTGGCGTTGGCGGAGGAGTACCTGGCGGACCATTTTCCGGCGTACCCGGTCCTGCCGGGCGTGATGATGCTGGAGGCGTTGGTGCAGTCGGCGGCGTGGCTGGTGCGGGCAAGCACGGACTTCGAGAAGACGCTGGTGCTCCTGCGGGAGGCGAAGAACGTGCGGTACGGCAGTTTCGTCCGGCCGGGCGGACAGTTGGTGATGGAGGTGACGGCCCTGGAGATCGGGACGACGGAAAGCCGCTTTAAGGCCGAGGGCCGGTGCGAGGGCCAGATGGCCGTCCAGGCCCGCCTGGAACTGGAGCACCTGAACGTGGCGGACGAAGACCCGGGCCGCGCGGCCGTGGACGAGCCGCTGCGCGAGCATCTCAGGGAACGGTTTCGATGGATCGGAGGTCCTCAGGCGCTGGCGGCGGGCACGGGGTCGGCGACGGGCTGA
- a CDS encoding aminotransferase class I/II-fold pyridoxal phosphate-dependent enzyme, whose protein sequence is MAGKRSLLAQRMSLVDASGIRKVFDLAVSLDNPVDLSIGQPDFDVPEACKRRAIEAIRSGRNKYTVTQGEAALRSRIAEALRAEFGSFDSPVLVTSGVSGGILLAVLATLNPGDEAIVPDPYFVMYKHLVRLIGAVPVFVDTYPDWRLRADRLESAVTDRTRMLILASPANPTGAVYSKEELESAMEVARRHNLLVLADEIYRDFVYDGPAASVWPMDDRVILLRGFSKSHAMTGWRLGYATGPAEIIHAMTTLQQYTFVCAPAPFQWAAVAAFDVDPSEQVASFRERRDFVYEGLKGRFRVEKPRGAFYLFPEAPGGSGTKFVERAASAGVLVIPGGVFSQRDTHFRISYAADRRTLERGLEALNRLAAEGGE, encoded by the coding sequence GTGGCGGGAAAGCGGTCGCTTCTTGCCCAGCGCATGAGCCTGGTGGACGCCTCGGGCATCCGCAAGGTGTTCGACCTGGCGGTAAGCCTGGACAATCCCGTCGACCTGAGCATCGGCCAGCCGGACTTCGACGTGCCGGAGGCCTGCAAGCGGCGGGCGATCGAGGCCATCCGGTCGGGGCGGAACAAGTACACCGTGACGCAGGGCGAGGCGGCGCTGCGGTCGCGGATCGCGGAGGCGCTTCGGGCGGAGTTCGGCTCGTTCGACTCGCCCGTCCTGGTGACGAGCGGCGTGTCGGGCGGAATTCTCCTGGCGGTGCTGGCCACTCTCAATCCGGGCGACGAGGCGATCGTCCCCGACCCCTATTTCGTCATGTACAAGCATCTCGTGCGCCTCATCGGCGCCGTGCCGGTGTTCGTCGACACCTACCCCGACTGGCGCCTGAGGGCGGACCGGCTGGAGTCGGCCGTCACGGACCGCACCCGAATGCTCATCCTCGCGAGCCCCGCGAACCCGACCGGGGCCGTGTACTCGAAAGAGGAACTGGAGTCGGCGATGGAGGTGGCGCGTCGGCACAACCTCCTGGTGCTGGCGGACGAGATTTACCGGGACTTCGTGTACGACGGTCCGGCGGCGAGCGTCTGGCCGATGGACGACCGCGTGATTCTGCTGCGCGGCTTCTCGAAGAGCCACGCCATGACCGGCTGGCGGCTCGGCTATGCGACGGGGCCGGCCGAGATCATCCACGCGATGACGACGCTCCAGCAGTACACGTTCGTGTGCGCCCCCGCGCCGTTTCAGTGGGCGGCGGTGGCCGCGTTCGACGTGGACCCGTCGGAGCAGGTGGCCTCGTTCCGCGAGCGGCGGGATTTCGTTTACGAGGGCCTGAAGGGCCGGTTCCGCGTCGAGAAACCTCGGGGGGCGTTCTACCTCTTTCCGGAGGCGCCCGGCGGGAGCGGGACGAAGTTCGTCGAGCGGGCGGCGAGCGCGGGCGTGCTCGTCATTCCGGGCGGCGTGTTCAGCCAGCGCGACACGCATTTCCGCATCTCGTACGCGGCCGACCGGCGGACGCTCGAGCGCGGCCTCGAGGCGCTGAACCGCCTGGCGGCCGAGGGGGGCGAGTAG
- a CDS encoding small basic protein — protein sequence MSLDKSLKSQGALARHRNVLSRAERVGALKEEERWPEGRTVFGLPKVAHRKVITKKHKAAAKVAAEGVPVEGAPPAEGAAPAEAPAAGKPKGKAGS from the coding sequence ATGTCGCTGGATAAGAGTCTGAAGAGCCAGGGCGCCCTGGCACGCCATCGGAACGTCCTTTCGCGGGCGGAGCGTGTCGGCGCCCTGAAGGAAGAAGAGCGCTGGCCGGAAGGGCGGACGGTGTTCGGTCTGCCGAAGGTGGCCCATCGGAAGGTCATCACGAAGAAGCACAAGGCCGCGGCGAAGGTGGCCGCGGAAGGCGTGCCGGTTGAAGGCGCGCCGCCGGCGGAGGGCGCTGCGCCGGCGGAGGCCCCGGCGGCAGGCAAGCCGAAGGGAAAGGCCGGGTCGTAG